One region of Chryseobacterium muglaense genomic DNA includes:
- a CDS encoding T9SS type A sorting domain-containing protein: MKKIYSFLSILLTSLLFAQTTIYSENFGNPTTTTLLTAYSGYQNSSPIVYSGTADVRTSNPSEGYTGASGSGSVFFGNVTSASGNPAKTLMIEGIDTSNYTSIALTFGHYKGTNDASNQLTIEVSPNGSSWSMLSYTRPTGTGTSNWVLISPAGTIPATANLRIRITNVLDSNAGFRVDDIKLTGIAASLAIRENSKKEFNIYPTSITAGKIFITSAKNADKKVKIFDQTGRLMINKTIKSEINVSNLSKGIYILNVEESGTSLSQKIIIR, translated from the coding sequence ATGAAAAAAATTTACTCTTTTTTGTCGATTCTACTGACATCTTTGCTTTTTGCGCAAACCACTATTTATTCAGAAAATTTTGGAAATCCAACAACAACTACTTTGTTAACAGCTTATTCGGGATATCAAAATAGCAGCCCTATTGTTTATTCTGGAACCGCAGATGTAAGAACATCTAATCCATCGGAAGGATATACCGGAGCAAGTGGTAGTGGTAGTGTTTTTTTTGGTAATGTTACATCAGCATCGGGAAATCCTGCAAAAACGTTGATGATTGAAGGAATTGACACCTCCAATTATACAAGTATTGCTTTAACATTTGGTCATTATAAAGGTACAAATGATGCAAGCAACCAACTTACAATAGAAGTAAGCCCAAATGGGTCATCTTGGTCGATGCTAAGCTATACAAGACCTACTGGAACAGGTACTTCAAATTGGGTTTTGATAAGTCCTGCCGGAACAATCCCTGCAACAGCCAATTTGAGAATCAGAATAACTAATGTTTTAGATTCTAATGCAGGTTTCAGAGTTGATGATATAAAACTCACTGGAATCGCTGCTAGTTTAGCAATTCGAGAAAACAGTAAAAAAGAATTTAATATTTATCCTACTTCTATTACTGCAGGCAAAATCTTCATTACTTCCGCTAAAAATGCTGATAAAAAAGTGAAAATTTTCGACCAAACAGGAAGATTAATGATTAACAAGACCATTAAAAGTGAAATAAACGTTTCTAACTTGTCAAAAGGAATTTATATTCTTAATGTTGAGGAAAGCGGAACTTCTTTATCTCAAAAAATAATCATCAGGTAA
- a CDS encoding WG repeat-containing protein: MKKAIFFILLSLISCNSSSQKISKNEIDYIEKDKESGFFRVHNKKGKYGFIDKDSIIQIPFDYDFINPFDDNLLAFTKKNGKEFYINTKGEIIIPPDYGKLNLFSEGLLSVKKNGKYGFLDTKGKVVIPFDFDGTGFFCQGLCIVSKNNQYGFINKFGEIVIPISYESVKNSHADNIVIASQKGKWGFLNSQGKQISDFIFDKVFSGYNLNIKAPSNLSEVTTYFKNGAVLVFKDNKYEFLNEKIKPAFPNNKFDSASVFDTYQNAIVKRNGKFGIIKPSGEAKVPIEYDYVEYFDSNHNSSEYYNARKGKIYSIFNKDLKKLGESYEPVYNDYSVKTPFIIFKNLNNKYGLVTSNGEIKIPFQYDGLFKSDNNTLLEVSKDNKFGIIDEKGKIRIPIQYKEIYPLYDKFDDEELRKKNLFIADNKIINIENQVLIDKYNSITPIFNNHNYLIVSKNKKFGIIDVNKNIILPLEYNEISNWTEYGPRHSKFIVKNGKTGLIDHENFKITIPPIYDKFRYINGLIFAKKQNKVGIINEEGVVLCNFIYDEIYPNLNDFYGYGNKEPRIYAKKDNSYFQINVKGKILKSNLTKKFVMENSEIPVVNRQKISEAPLPPKP; the protein is encoded by the coding sequence ATGAAAAAAGCCATATTTTTTATACTCCTATCTTTAATTTCTTGTAATTCAAGTTCTCAGAAGATTTCAAAAAATGAAATTGACTATATAGAAAAAGATAAAGAAAGTGGTTTTTTCAGAGTACACAATAAAAAAGGCAAGTATGGTTTTATTGATAAAGACAGTATTATACAAATACCTTTTGATTACGACTTTATAAATCCATTTGATGATAACCTTTTAGCATTCACTAAAAAGAATGGAAAAGAGTTTTATATAAACACTAAGGGTGAAATAATTATTCCTCCAGATTATGGAAAGCTAAATCTTTTCTCAGAAGGGCTATTAAGTGTAAAGAAAAATGGAAAGTATGGCTTTTTAGACACTAAAGGAAAAGTAGTTATTCCATTTGATTTTGATGGAACTGGTTTTTTTTGTCAGGGGTTGTGTATTGTTTCAAAAAATAACCAATATGGTTTTATAAATAAGTTCGGCGAAATTGTTATTCCTATAAGCTATGAATCTGTTAAAAATTCTCATGCTGATAATATTGTAATCGCTTCTCAAAAAGGGAAATGGGGATTTTTAAATAGTCAAGGAAAGCAAATTTCAGATTTCATTTTTGATAAAGTTTTTAGCGGGTATAATTTAAATATAAAAGCTCCATCGAATTTAAGCGAAGTAACAACATACTTTAAAAATGGAGCTGTCCTAGTTTTTAAAGACAACAAATACGAATTCCTAAACGAAAAAATAAAACCTGCCTTTCCTAATAATAAATTTGACTCAGCATCAGTTTTTGACACCTATCAAAATGCAATTGTTAAAAGAAATGGTAAGTTTGGAATAATTAAACCTAGTGGTGAAGCAAAAGTACCGATAGAATATGATTATGTAGAGTATTTTGATTCAAATCATAATTCTTCGGAATATTATAATGCTAGGAAAGGCAAGATATATTCTATTTTTAACAAGGATTTGAAAAAATTGGGAGAATCTTATGAACCCGTTTATAATGATTATTCTGTTAAAACACCATTTATTATTTTTAAAAACCTTAATAATAAATACGGACTTGTTACTTCCAATGGAGAGATCAAGATTCCATTTCAATATGATGGTCTTTTCAAAAGCGATAACAACACTCTACTGGAAGTTTCAAAAGACAATAAATTTGGTATCATTGATGAAAAAGGAAAAATAAGAATTCCTATTCAATACAAAGAAATTTACCCGCTGTATGATAAGTTTGATGATGAAGAACTTCGTAAAAAGAATTTGTTTATAGCAGATAACAAAATCATTAATATTGAAAATCAAGTATTAATTGATAAGTATAATTCAATCACACCAATTTTCAATAATCACAATTATCTTATTGTTTCTAAAAATAAAAAATTTGGAATTATTGATGTTAACAAGAATATAATTCTTCCATTAGAATATAACGAAATCTCAAATTGGACAGAATATGGACCAAGACACTCGAAGTTTATTGTGAAAAATGGAAAAACAGGCTTAATTGACCACGAGAATTTTAAAATTACTATTCCTCCAATTTATGACAAATTTAGGTATATCAATGGCTTGATTTTCGCTAAGAAACAAAATAAGGTAGGAATTATAAATGAGGAAGGAGTGGTTTTGTGTAATTTTATTTATGATGAAATCTATCCGAACCTTAATGATTTCTACGGATATGGTAACAAAGAACCGAGAATTTATGCAAAGAAGGATAATTCCTATTTTCAGATTAATGTTAAAGGAAAAATTTTAAAATCAAATTTGACCAAAAAATTTGTTATGGAAAACTCTGAGATACCAGTAGTTAATAGACAAAAAATATCAGAGGCTCCTTTGCCACCAAAACCTTGA
- a CDS encoding AsmA family protein: MKKPWVKKLLIGLGILFGVILIANFGLNIWLKTQLPDYIKKNTDYKVSYQSLDVDLGTGNIFATGITVNNKNPKNIDVIGLQGTVDTLKISRFGIYDALFNKTISSSDLLLSKPNLNIILAKPKDQKTGKKPNPVNFENIRINKGTINVFKYTKHKFVGVNELDLFVENLQMTEESVENKLPVIFDRYSIRGKDFFFQPDDIYTLKIDKIATTNGQMSVENFQLIPIISFEQFKKAYPKKTQMFQFSIPKMNFKDIVLKKNKVSLANADFQNPFVKVYTTGVSAVKRAEKKRNFELNLDDIQLNHAKVQVVKPDESDLFFAEDLSLNINKLELTKESSKEVIPVLYKDFKISGKGIHYNDQQNISVESFNLNPKGGQIKNVVAKHTNSLKMGMDFKTNLIQFAINDFKFVDKKLNLDVKNVLIDGINGQITAGKAVPKKKMAVTGIQFPIVVRKISVKNSNITYESKSQPLTFNDLNATVNQLELVENNAKNGMAVKVKDYSLTTKNFVYKTEFYKMNVGALALNKNKIEVSQFAMTPLVSRAQFIKMIPVERDLYDIKVNSISAQGNWELFSENKFINATNVTINSANANIFRSKIPADDPKEKPLYSKLLRSIKIPMYVANLQLKNSLLEYEEDTPKSDGPGKLTFSNFNMNVKNLNSTKMKGKPTNVQIKIDCMFMKASPLSVNWGFNTADQSDHFTIAGNLDNIPATALNSFVVPYMSISATGTIQQMLFNFKGNPKGIGGTFNIKHKDLKISILDKKSKQKKGFLSAVANVFIKTDSGKLPESVIVEGVERDPTKSFFNMFWKGVEDGLKKTLIGINIDKTKKTVEGAVSTVKDVKKSVKKAKEDISKELALPKSTTPKEEKKSEEPKEKKGLFKKIFKKKETPETE, from the coding sequence ATGAAAAAACCTTGGGTTAAAAAGCTTTTAATAGGTCTTGGAATTTTATTTGGCGTTATTTTGATTGCCAATTTCGGACTTAATATATGGCTGAAAACCCAGCTTCCTGATTACATTAAAAAGAATACAGATTATAAGGTTTCTTATCAATCTTTAGATGTTGATTTGGGAACCGGAAATATTTTTGCAACCGGAATTACCGTCAACAACAAAAATCCGAAAAATATTGATGTGATTGGTCTTCAGGGTACTGTCGATACGCTGAAGATCAGTCGTTTCGGGATTTATGATGCTTTGTTTAACAAGACCATCAGTTCTTCAGACTTGCTGCTTTCAAAACCTAATCTCAATATTATTCTTGCCAAACCAAAAGATCAGAAAACGGGTAAAAAACCAAACCCTGTTAATTTTGAAAATATCAGGATTAATAAAGGAACAATCAATGTTTTTAAATATACCAAACATAAATTTGTAGGTGTAAACGAGCTAGATTTATTCGTTGAAAACCTGCAGATGACCGAAGAATCTGTTGAGAATAAGCTTCCCGTTATTTTTGATCGCTACAGTATTCGCGGAAAAGATTTTTTCTTTCAGCCAGACGATATTTATACTTTAAAAATTGATAAAATTGCTACTACAAATGGGCAAATGTCGGTTGAAAACTTTCAGTTGATACCGATCATTTCATTTGAACAGTTTAAAAAAGCTTATCCTAAAAAAACACAAATGTTCCAGTTCAGTATTCCTAAGATGAATTTTAAGGATATTGTCTTGAAAAAAAATAAAGTTTCATTGGCTAATGCAGATTTTCAAAATCCTTTTGTAAAAGTTTATACAACCGGAGTTTCTGCAGTAAAAAGAGCCGAGAAGAAGCGAAATTTTGAACTTAACTTAGATGATATTCAACTGAATCATGCTAAAGTTCAGGTTGTAAAACCAGATGAGTCCGATTTGTTTTTTGCGGAAGATTTAAGTTTGAATATCAATAAATTAGAGCTTACCAAAGAAAGTTCAAAAGAAGTGATTCCTGTGCTTTATAAAGATTTTAAAATCTCAGGAAAAGGAATTCACTACAATGATCAGCAAAATATTTCTGTTGAAAGTTTTAATCTAAATCCGAAAGGCGGTCAAATAAAAAACGTTGTAGCAAAACATACCAATTCACTCAAAATGGGAATGGATTTTAAAACGAATCTGATTCAGTTTGCCATCAATGATTTCAAATTTGTCGATAAGAAATTAAATCTTGATGTTAAAAATGTTCTGATTGATGGAATAAATGGACAGATCACTGCAGGAAAAGCTGTTCCAAAGAAAAAAATGGCGGTCACAGGAATTCAGTTTCCAATTGTGGTAAGAAAAATTTCAGTTAAAAATTCAAATATTACTTACGAAAGTAAAAGTCAGCCTTTAACTTTTAATGATCTCAATGCAACGGTCAATCAACTTGAATTGGTAGAAAACAATGCAAAAAACGGCATGGCTGTCAAAGTAAAAGATTATTCTTTAACGACCAAAAACTTTGTGTACAAAACCGAATTCTACAAGATGAATGTTGGTGCTTTAGCTTTAAATAAGAATAAAATTGAAGTCAGTCAATTTGCAATGACGCCTTTGGTTTCCAGAGCACAGTTTATCAAAATGATTCCTGTAGAACGTGATTTGTATGATATAAAAGTGAATTCTATTTCGGCGCAGGGAAATTGGGAGTTGTTTTCTGAAAATAAATTCATCAACGCAACTAATGTTACTATAAATTCTGCTAATGCCAACATTTTTAGGAGTAAAATTCCTGCAGATGATCCAAAAGAAAAGCCTTTGTACTCAAAACTTTTGAGATCAATAAAAATTCCCATGTACGTTGCCAATCTTCAACTGAAAAATTCACTGTTGGAATATGAAGAAGATACGCCAAAAAGCGATGGCCCAGGGAAACTGACATTCAGTAATTTTAATATGAATGTTAAAAACCTGAATTCTACCAAAATGAAAGGGAAGCCAACAAACGTACAAATAAAGATTGACTGTATGTTTATGAAGGCATCTCCTTTGTCTGTAAATTGGGGATTCAATACAGCAGATCAAAGTGATCATTTTACCATTGCTGGAAATCTTGATAACATCCCTGCAACGGCGTTGAATTCATTTGTTGTTCCTTATATGAGTATTTCTGCGACAGGAACGATTCAGCAGATGCTTTTTAATTTTAAAGGAAATCCGAAAGGAATTGGCGGAACATTCAATATTAAACACAAAGACCTGAAAATTTCTATTTTAGACAAGAAAAGCAAGCAGAAAAAAGGTTTCTTAAGTGCTGTTGCAAATGTCTTTATTAAAACAGATTCGGGTAAACTTCCAGAATCTGTTATTGTAGAAGGGGTAGAAAGAGATCCTACAAAGTCGTTTTTTAATATGTTTTGGAAAGGTGTTGAAGATGGTTTAAAGAAAACATTAATCGGAATAAATATAGATAAAACTAAAAAGACCGTTGAAGGAGCTGTAAGTACTGTAAAAGATGTAAAGAAATCTGTGAAAAAGGCGAAGGAAGATATTTCTAAAGAACTAGCTTTACCTAAGTCTACTACACCAAAAGAGGAAAAGAAATCTGAAGAACCAAAAGAAAAAAAGGGTTTGTTTAAAAAAATATTCAAGAAAAAAGAAACTCCCGAAACTGAATAA
- a CDS encoding GDP-mannose 4,6-dehydratase: MIYLITGGSGFIGSHLIEKLLKEGHSVINIDNFDNFYDYKIKIKNTLDSLEKNIDFEFSEKENDIQHLISISKSKYYTLYFQDIRDKKGLEKIFQNHNIDAIIHLAALAGVRPSIERPLEYEEVNIRGTMNLWELCNQYNIKKFVCASSSSVYGNNEKTPFSETDNVDHPISPYAATKKCGEILGHVYHSLYGIDMIQLRFFTVYGPRQRPDLAIHKFTKLISENKEIPFYGDGNTARDYTYIDDIIDGILKSIDFLEKNSDIYEIINLGESEVVTLSEMLSEIENNLNKTAIRKILPLQPGDVQKTSADITKAKNLIGYNPTTNFQNGTKKFVEWFLRK; the protein is encoded by the coding sequence ATGATTTATCTCATAACAGGAGGAAGTGGATTTATTGGTTCTCATTTGATTGAAAAGTTATTGAAAGAAGGACATTCTGTCATAAACATTGACAATTTTGATAATTTTTACGATTATAAGATAAAAATTAAAAATACTTTAGATTCTCTTGAAAAAAACATCGATTTTGAATTTTCTGAAAAAGAAAACGATATTCAACATTTAATTTCCATTTCAAAATCAAAATATTATACTTTATATTTTCAGGATATCAGAGATAAAAAAGGATTAGAAAAGATATTTCAAAATCATAATATTGATGCAATCATACACTTAGCAGCACTTGCTGGCGTAAGACCATCTATTGAAAGGCCATTAGAATACGAAGAAGTCAACATTCGTGGCACAATGAATCTTTGGGAACTATGCAATCAATATAATATTAAAAAGTTTGTTTGCGCCTCTTCATCAAGCGTCTATGGCAACAATGAGAAAACTCCATTTTCTGAAACCGACAATGTAGACCATCCTATTTCACCATATGCTGCAACAAAAAAATGTGGAGAAATTTTAGGTCATGTTTATCATAGTTTATACGGAATAGACATGATTCAGCTTAGGTTTTTCACAGTTTACGGACCTAGACAAAGACCTGATCTGGCTATTCACAAATTCACAAAACTCATTTCCGAGAATAAAGAAATTCCTTTCTATGGTGACGGAAACACAGCTAGAGACTATACCTATATAGACGATATCATTGATGGAATTTTAAAATCAATCGATTTCTTAGAGAAAAATTCCGATATTTATGAGATTATCAATTTAGGAGAAAGCGAAGTTGTCACTTTATCTGAAATGTTGTCAGAAATTGAAAATAATCTTAATAAAACTGCCATTAGAAAAATACTGCCACTACAACCGGGTGACGTGCAGAAAACTAGCGCAGACATTACAAAAGCTAAAAATTTAATTGGTTACAATCCCACAACAAACTTCCAAAATGGCACAAAAAAATTTGTGGAATGGTTTTTGAGAAAATGA
- the secA gene encoding preprotein translocase subunit SecA, translating to MSFLNKVLKGFLGDKKAQDLKEVKKVVTKIKAVEPSVGELSDDGLREKTAEFKSKIKEATASITAQIEQIKEQIKNSTNVDEKEALFSKIEALKKDSYEIEEKVLLQVLPEAFALIKETSRRWAQNGEIRVTATDWDRELAAAGKDFVEIQGNQAVWKNSWNAAGTPVVWDMVHYDTQFIGGVILHSGKIAEMATGEGKTLVGTLPIYLNSLPERGVHVVTVNDYLAKRDSAWMGPLYQFHGMSIDCIDNHQPNSDGRRKAYNSDITYGTNNEFGFDYLRDNMVTSPTELVQRELNFAIVDEVDSVLVDDARTPLIISGPVPQGDRQEFDILKPSIDRIVEVQKKTVSAIFNEAKKLIAAGNTKEGGFKLLQAYRGLPKNRQLIKFLSESGNRALLQKVEAQYMADNNREMPIVDKDLYFVIEEKNNQVDLTDKGVEYMSQGNSDANFFVLPDIGTEIAEVEAKNLSKEEEFEAKEKLFAEFAEKSERVHTMSQLLKAYTLFEKDDEYVVIDGEVKIVDEQTGRIMEGRRYSDGLHQAIEAKENVKIEAATQTFATVTLQNYFRMYNKLAGMTGTAETEAGELWQIYKLDVVVIPTNRPIQRDDKQDLVFKTNREKYNAVIEEIERLTSAGRPVLVGTTSVEISQLLSKALQLRKIPHQVLNAKLHKKEAEIVAGAGQPGVVTIATNMAGRGTDIKLSKEVKEAGGLAIIGTERHDSRRVDRQLRGRAGRQGDPGSSQFYVSLEDNLMRLFGSERIAKMMDRMGHKDGEVIQHSMISKSIERAQKKVEENNFGTRKRLLEYDDVMNKQRDVIYKRRKNALFGDHLKYDITNMIFDVSNSIVTKGKATGNYKDFEFEIIKNFTMESPVSENDFKSKQIPELTNILFKAAQDDYNMKLNLLKEKSFPIIENVYQNQGSMFKMIQVPFTDGVKTLTIVTDLKEAYESQCDSLINDFEKNITLSIIDENWKLHLREMDDLRKSSQGAVYEQKDPLVIYKQESFHLFSEMVDKMNKEIISFLYRGEIPA from the coding sequence ATGAGTTTTTTAAATAAAGTTCTTAAAGGGTTTTTGGGAGACAAAAAAGCGCAGGACCTAAAGGAAGTAAAAAAAGTTGTAACAAAAATCAAAGCTGTTGAACCAAGCGTTGGAGAATTATCTGATGATGGTTTGAGAGAGAAAACCGCTGAATTTAAATCTAAAATTAAAGAAGCGACAGCAAGTATCACAGCGCAGATAGAACAAATTAAAGAGCAAATAAAAAACTCTACCAATGTTGATGAGAAAGAAGCTTTATTTTCTAAAATAGAAGCTTTAAAGAAAGATTCTTACGAAATTGAAGAAAAAGTTCTTTTGCAGGTTCTTCCGGAAGCTTTCGCCTTGATTAAAGAAACATCAAGAAGATGGGCGCAAAACGGAGAAATTCGTGTAACAGCAACAGATTGGGACAGAGAATTAGCTGCTGCCGGAAAAGATTTCGTTGAAATACAAGGAAATCAGGCAGTTTGGAAAAACTCATGGAATGCAGCCGGAACACCAGTAGTTTGGGATATGGTGCATTACGATACGCAGTTTATTGGTGGTGTAATTCTTCACAGCGGAAAAATCGCCGAGATGGCAACTGGTGAAGGTAAAACTTTGGTAGGAACACTTCCTATTTACTTAAATTCACTTCCTGAAAGAGGAGTTCACGTAGTAACAGTGAATGATTATCTTGCAAAAAGAGACTCGGCTTGGATGGGACCATTGTACCAATTCCACGGGATGTCTATCGACTGTATCGATAATCACCAACCGAATTCTGACGGAAGAAGAAAAGCTTACAACTCAGATATTACTTACGGAACCAATAACGAATTTGGTTTCGATTACTTGAGAGACAATATGGTGACTTCACCTACAGAATTGGTACAAAGAGAACTAAACTTTGCTATTGTGGATGAGGTTGACTCTGTATTGGTAGATGATGCAAGAACTCCACTTATCATTTCAGGACCGGTTCCTCAAGGTGACAGACAAGAGTTTGATATCCTAAAACCTTCTATCGACCGAATTGTTGAAGTACAGAAAAAAACTGTTTCTGCTATTTTTAATGAAGCTAAAAAATTAATTGCTGCAGGAAATACTAAAGAAGGAGGATTTAAATTACTTCAGGCTTACAGAGGTTTGCCTAAAAACAGACAATTAATCAAATTCTTATCAGAAAGTGGAAACCGTGCATTGCTTCAGAAAGTTGAGGCTCAATACATGGCTGACAACAACCGTGAGATGCCGATTGTAGATAAAGATTTATACTTCGTCATTGAAGAAAAGAACAATCAGGTTGACCTTACAGACAAAGGTGTTGAGTACATGTCTCAAGGAAACTCTGACGCTAACTTTTTCGTTCTTCCGGATATCGGAACTGAAATTGCTGAAGTAGAAGCTAAAAATTTATCTAAAGAAGAAGAATTTGAAGCTAAAGAAAAATTATTTGCTGAATTTGCTGAAAAGTCTGAGCGAGTTCACACCATGAGCCAATTATTGAAAGCGTATACATTATTCGAAAAAGATGATGAATATGTGGTAATTGATGGCGAAGTGAAAATCGTTGACGAGCAGACTGGCCGTATTATGGAAGGTCGTCGTTACTCAGACGGTTTACACCAGGCAATTGAAGCGAAAGAAAATGTAAAAATCGAAGCAGCTACTCAAACTTTTGCTACGGTTACCCTTCAGAACTATTTCCGTATGTACAACAAACTTGCTGGGATGACGGGTACAGCAGAAACTGAAGCAGGTGAACTTTGGCAGATTTACAAATTAGACGTAGTGGTAATTCCTACCAACCGTCCGATCCAGAGAGATGATAAACAAGATTTGGTTTTCAAAACCAACAGAGAAAAATATAACGCAGTAATTGAAGAAATTGAAAGACTAACCTCAGCTGGAAGACCAGTATTGGTGGGGACAACTTCTGTTGAAATTTCACAATTACTTTCAAAAGCGCTTCAGTTAAGAAAAATTCCACACCAGGTGTTGAATGCGAAACTTCACAAAAAAGAAGCAGAAATCGTTGCCGGAGCAGGTCAGCCAGGAGTTGTAACTATTGCAACCAACATGGCGGGTCGTGGTACCGATATTAAACTTTCTAAAGAAGTAAAAGAAGCAGGTGGTTTAGCAATTATCGGAACAGAAAGACACGATTCTAGACGTGTTGACAGACAGTTAAGAGGTAGAGCGGGACGTCAGGGAGATCCGGGAAGTTCGCAGTTCTACGTTTCTTTGGAAGACAACTTGATGCGTTTATTCGGTTCTGAAAGAATCGCTAAAATGATGGATAGAATGGGACATAAAGATGGTGAAGTCATTCAGCATTCTATGATCTCTAAATCTATCGAAAGAGCTCAGAAAAAAGTAGAAGAAAACAACTTCGGAACAAGAAAGAGACTTTTGGAATACGATGATGTAATGAATAAGCAGCGTGATGTAATCTACAAAAGAAGAAAGAATGCTTTATTCGGAGATCACTTGAAGTATGACATTACGAATATGATTTTTGATGTTTCAAATTCTATTGTAACTAAAGGTAAAGCTACTGGAAATTACAAAGATTTTGAATTTGAAATAATTAAAAACTTCACAATGGAATCTCCGGTTTCTGAAAATGATTTTAAATCAAAACAAATTCCGGAACTTACCAATATTCTATTCAAAGCTGCTCAGGATGACTATAACATGAAACTGAACTTGCTGAAAGAAAAATCATTCCCTATTATTGAGAATGTATATCAGAACCAAGGTTCTATGTTCAAAATGATTCAGGTTCCTTTTACAGACGGAGTAAAAACGTTAACCATCGTTACAGATTTAAAAGAAGCTTACGAATCACAATGTGACAGTTTAATTAATGATTTTGAAAAGAATATCACTTTATCAATCATTGATGAAAACTGGAAACTTCACCTTCGTGAAATGGATGATTTGAGAAAATCTTCTCAAGGAGCTGTTTACGAACAAAAGGACCCATTGGTTATTTACAAACAAGAATCTTTCCACCTATTCAGCGAAATGGTAGACAAGATGAACAAAGAAATTATTTCATTCTTATACAGAGGAGAAATTCCCGCATAA
- a CDS encoding DUF2795 domain-containing protein: MYWTLELASYLSDAPWPMTKAELIDYAIRTGAPMEVVENLQAIEDEGEIYDAIDEIWSDYPTDEDYLWNEDEY, translated from the coding sequence ATGTACTGGACATTAGAATTAGCTTCATATTTAAGCGACGCACCTTGGCCGATGACAAAGGCAGAATTGATTGATTACGCAATCAGAACTGGTGCACCCATGGAAGTGGTAGAAAACCTTCAGGCAATTGAAGACGAAGGAGAGATTTATGATGCTATCGACGAAATCTGGAGCGACTATCCAACAGATGAAGATTATCTTTGGAACGAAGACGAATATTAA
- a CDS encoding DUF2797 domain-containing protein: MQFSGQILKMTSFNDQPIQYYLNLSGDLIHMNELFGKELTIKHTGFQCVNCGLNKTIYRMGFCKSCFFESPYASDTIIRPELSTAHLGIGERDLEIEKQIQLQPHTVYLAYTGDVKVGVTRNTQIPTRWIDQGATFALPIARTENRYEAGMIEVALKEHLADKTNWRKMLQDDFEDEIDLIDFQQKIREYFPEDFQKFYSEGEEMWKFDYPYSKPEKVTSFTLDKKPEFSAVLNGIKGQYLSFEGGNFMNVRGHEGYVIELQIK; the protein is encoded by the coding sequence ATGCAGTTTTCCGGACAAATATTGAAAATGACAAGTTTCAATGATCAACCTATCCAATATTACCTTAATCTTTCAGGTGATCTTATTCATATGAATGAGTTATTTGGAAAAGAATTGACAATAAAACATACAGGTTTTCAATGTGTTAATTGTGGATTAAATAAAACAATTTACAGAATGGGATTTTGTAAAAGCTGCTTTTTCGAAAGTCCTTATGCTAGTGATACCATCATTCGTCCTGAGCTTTCTACAGCCCATTTAGGAATTGGCGAAAGAGATCTTGAAATAGAAAAGCAAATCCAATTGCAGCCACATACCGTATATTTAGCTTATACAGGCGATGTGAAAGTAGGGGTAACAAGAAATACACAAATTCCGACACGATGGATTGATCAAGGCGCAACATTTGCTTTACCGATTGCGAGAACAGAAAACCGTTACGAAGCCGGAATGATAGAAGTCGCCTTGAAGGAGCATCTTGCGGATAAAACCAATTGGAGAAAAATGCTGCAGGATGATTTTGAAGATGAAATAGATTTGATAGATTTTCAGCAGAAAATAAGAGAATATTTTCCTGAGGATTTTCAGAAATTTTATTCTGAAGGAGAAGAGATGTGGAAATTCGACTACCCCTATTCAAAACCAGAAAAAGTAACTTCATTTACTTTAGATAAAAAGCCTGAGTTTAGTGCGGTACTAAATGGTATTAAAGGTCAGTATCTGAGTTTTGAGGGAGGAAATTTTATGAATGTAAGAGGTCATGAAGGATATGTAATTGAGTTACAGATTAAATAA